The genome window TGTCGGGCGGCAGTTCCTCGCGCAAGAGACGCATCAGAATTTCGTTGAAAATCTCCAGCGCTGCCACGGTTTCTTCCGTCGGAAATTTGTGCGTCAGCGCGTAGCACACCCGTTCCGGAGGCGCGGGGGCGATGCGGAATATCTCCAGATTGCCGCGCGAAAGGCAAGCCTTTGCCAGGGAATACGGAAAGATCGTCCACTGCCCGGGCTTTTGCAAGAGGTCCCGGATGACGTTGAGGCTGTCCACCCGGACCCCGCCCGGCGCCGCAGGGTCCCAGTGCTGGCTGTGCCATACCCGCAGACTGTTGCTCCACTCCATGTGCAATTCCTGCCGCGGATCAAGGTCGGCGGCGCGGACTATCCCTTCCCCGCCGCGCGCGGCCGGGGCCGCTATCGGGCGCAGCCCGACCAGGGGTTCCCGGTAGCAAGGCCGCACGGTGACGTTGGGGTTGTACTGATCGAGCAGGGAAAACCCCACATGGATCACGCGCTTGTCCACCAGCGAATACATCTCGTCGGAATGCCGCTGCA of uncultured delta proteobacterium contains these proteins:
- a CDS encoding putative Transcriptional regulator, LysR family (Evidence 3 : Function proposed based on presence of conserved amino acid motif, structural feature or limited homology), whose product is MRLEDVRTFLRIVATKTLGQAADDLHLTPSSVSKRLLRLEEEVGAKLVERRKGVRTVTLTRAGAAFVTIANRWLEIQEDVQALQAVSEHLPLAVGSLESQNIAFFSRLYAELLQHRPLLRLKIMQRHSDEMYSLVDKRVIHVGFSLLDQYNPNVTVRPCYREPLVGLRPIAAPAARGGEGIVRAADLDPRQELHMEWSNSLRVWHSQHWDPAAPGGVRVDSLNVIRDLLQKPGQWTIFPYSLAKACLSRGNLEIFRIAPAPPERVCYALTHKFPTEETVAALEIFNEILMRLLREELPPDSTIYENPILG